The Pseudomonas saponiphila DNA window TCCAAACATCTCGAAGGCCGGAAAAATTATCTATGATTTTTCTGCTGTAGGCCCTGTTCTATAGGGGTTCCGCTCGAATATCAAAAGATGATTATCTCAAAATGGTTCTTCGCTTAAGTGAACGCTTGAGAAAAACCGAGGCGTGATGCGCTGTGTTGGCGGCGTAATGGTCGTGCGGAGGCCTGGTTGTGCAGGAAAAAAGGCCGGGGTGTCGAGCGGGGGGAGGGGGGCTGAATTGCAGGCAACAAAAAACCCGCACTAGGCGGGTTTTCTGGTTGCTTTCACGTGATGCAAACACCACCTGAAAGCTGAATGTGGTGCCCAGAGACGGAATCGAACCGCCGACACGGGGATTTTCAATCCCCTGCTCTACCGACTGAGCTATCTGGGCAACGGGGCGCATTAAACGGGTTTTTCAGGGGGGCGTCAAGCAAGTTTTGAAAAAAAGTTTAATTATTACCGCCGCTTACGTTCCGCCCCCGATTTTCCGTGGGTTTACTCCGCCGGCGGCACGTAGCCTTCGGCCTTGGCGTATTCCTCGCCGGAGAAAAATTTGTCCATCTCGCCCTGCAGATATTTGCGGTCTTCGGCATTCATCATGTTCAGGCGCTTTTCGTTGATCAGCAGGGTCTGGTGTTTCTGCCAGTCGGCCCAGGCCTTGGCCGAGACGTGTTCGAAAATATCCTGGCCCTTGGCGCCCGGGTAGGGGGGGCGTTCCAGGCCCGGCAGTTCTTCCTGGTATTTGCGGCACATTACGGTGCGGGTCATGACGACTCTCCTGCATTCAAGACTTCGGCCGCGCGTTTGAGCAGTGTCTTCACCGGGGCGGCAAGGCCCAGGCGCGGCGGGGTGGCGAGGTTATACCAGAGCCAGTCGGCCTCGGCGACGTGCCGCGCCGACTCTTCGACCCGGACCAGCCAGGGCTCGATGGCCAGTTGGAAGTGGCTGAAGGTGTGGACCAGGCCGGGCATCTGCTGTTGCTGGCCCAGTTCCAGGGAGTGCTGCAGTGCCAGGTGCTGGATGTCTTGCAGGTCGTCCAGTTCCGGCAGGCTCCACAAGCCGCCCCAGAGGCCGCTGGAGGGCCGTCGGTAAAGCAGGATGGCGCCTTCGCGGTTGGCCAGCAGCGGCATCAGGGTGCGCTTCTGCGGCACCTCCTTGCGCGGCTTGGGAATCGGGTAGCGGGTTTCCAGGCCGAGCATGTGGGCTTCGCAGTCGCGCTCCAGGGGGCACAGCAGGCAACTGGGCTTGCTCCGGGTGCAGAGGGTCGCCCCCAGGTCCATCATCGCCTGGGTGTAGTGGTTGACCCGGCTATGGGGTGTGAAACGCTCCGCGGCGGCCCACAACTGCTTGGCCACCTTGGGTTCTCCCGGGTAGCCCTCCTGGGCGGTGAAGCGTGCCAGCACCCGTTTGACGTTGCCATCG harbors:
- a CDS encoding oxidative damage protection protein codes for the protein MTRTVMCRKYQEELPGLERPPYPGAKGQDIFEHVSAKAWADWQKHQTLLINEKRLNMMNAEDRKYLQGEMDKFFSGEEYAKAEGYVPPAE
- the mutY gene encoding A/G-specific adenine glycosylase; this encodes MRAEAFSTAVLDWYDRHGRHDLPWQQDINPYRVWVSEIMLQQTQVSTVLNYFDRFMTSLPTVQALAEAPEDEVLHLWTGLGYYTRARNLQKTAKIVMTEYGGEFPRDVEKLTELPGIGLSTAGAIASISMGLRAPILDGNVKRVLARFTAQEGYPGEPKVAKQLWAAAERFTPHSRVNHYTQAMMDLGATLCTRSKPSCLLCPLERDCEAHMLGLETRYPIPKPRKEVPQKRTLMPLLANREGAILLYRRPSSGLWGGLWSLPELDDLQDIQHLALQHSLELGQQQQMPGLVHTFSHFQLAIEPWLVRVEESARHVAEADWLWYNLATPPRLGLAAPVKTLLKRAAEVLNAGESS